The following coding sequences are from one Anguilla anguilla isolate fAngAng1 chromosome 12, fAngAng1.pri, whole genome shotgun sequence window:
- the LOC118209887 gene encoding solute carrier family 13 member 2-like yields MVVEVFKCLWRYRNYLIIFLTPLLILPLPLAIQTSQANCGFVIILMALYWCTECIPLAVTALLPVILFPMMQIMESGEVCVQYLKDSNMLFIGGLLVAIAVEHWNLHKRIALRVLLIVGVKPALLMMGFMITTAFLSMWISNTASTAMMLPIAQAVLDQLARTEEAQELERPVGAGADNEGFQMGDVKDSPTKEPVGDEEWSSSVVEQRRLRLAQKYLNLSKGMSLSVCYAASIGGTATLTGTTPNLILKGQVDEIYPDNGGIINFASWFGFSFPNMLLMLVLSWFWLQFMYLGLNFKQTFGCGSKDKGDKEAYQVMKNEYKRLGDISYAEGSVLVIFVLLVVLWFTREPGFMPGWATVLFNQEKTYVTDGTVAILMSTLFFLLPAQLPSCFSRDAEGSRKAPPTLLDWDVVHEKMPWNIILLLGGGFALARGSETSGLSEWLGNSLAPLKSIPPFAISLLLCLLVGTFTECSSNTATTTLFLPILASMATAIKLHPLYVMLPCTICASLAFMLPVATPPNAIAFSYGNLKVMDMAKAGFMLNIIGVLTINFALNTWGTAMFQLDTFPDWANATKKPLI; encoded by the exons ATGGTGGTGGAGGTTTTTAAGTGCCTGTGGAGGTATCGGAATTAcctcatcatcttcctcactCCCCTGCTCATCCTGCCCCTGCCACTGGCCATCCAAACTTCG CAGGCGAACTGTGGCTTTGTGATCATCCTGATGGCTCTGTACTGGTGTACAGAGTGTATCCCTCTGGCTGTGACTGCCCTGCTGCCCGTCATCCTCTTCCCCATGATGCAGATCATGGAGTCCGGAGAG gtgtgtgtgcagtacctgaAGGACTCCAACATGCTGTTCATCGGCGGGCTGCTGGTGGCCATCGCGGTGGAGCACTGGAACCTGCACAAGCGCATCGCCCTGCGAGTGCTGCTCATCGTGGGAGTGAAGCCTGCGCT GCTGATGATGGGGTTCATGATCACCACCGCCTTCCTCTCCATGTGGATCAGCAACACGGCCTCCACCGCCATGATGCTGCCCATCGCCCAGGCCGTGCTGGACCAGCTGGCCCGCACCGAGGAGGCCCAGGAGCTGGAGCGCCCGGTGGGCGCTGGCGCGGACAACGAGGGCTTCCAGATGGGCGACGTCAAGGACAGCCCCACCAAGGAACCCGTGGGCGACG AGgagtggagcagcagtgtggtggaGCAGCGGAGGCTGAGGCTGGCGCAGAAGTACCTGAATCTGTCCAAGGGGATGAGTCTGAGCGTGTGCTACGCTGCCAGCATCGGGGGCACCGCCACCCTCACCGGCACCACCCCAAACCTCATCCTGAAGGGCCAGGTGGATGA aaTTTACCCAGATAACGGAGGTATAATAAACTTCGCCAGCTGGTTTGGGTTCTCCTTCCCGAATATGCTGCTGATGTTAGTCCTCTCCTGGTTCTGGCTGCAGTTCATGTATCTGGGACTGAA CTTTAAGCAGACATTTGGCTGCGGGTCGAAGGACAAAGGGGACAAGGAGGCGTACCAGGTGATGAAGAACGAGTACAAGCGCCTCGGAGACATCAGCTACGCCGAAGGCTCCGTCCTCGTCATCTTCGTCCTGCTGGTGGTCCTGTGGTTCACCCGGGAGCCGGGATTCATGCCGGGCTGGGCCACCGTGCTGTTCAACCAGGAGAAGAC GTACGTGACGGACGGCACGGTGGCCATCTTGATGTCCACTCTGTTCTTCCTGCTTCCGGCGCAACTGCCGAGCTGTTTCAGCAGAGATGCTGAGGGTTCCAGGAAGGCCCCGCCTACCCTGCTGGACTGGGACGTAGTCCATGAGAAGATGCCCTGGAACATCATCCTGCTGCTGGGCGGGGGCTTCGCCCTGGCCCGGGGCAGTGAG aCGTCCGGGCTCTCTGAGTGGTTGGGGAACAGTCTGGCTCCGCTGAAGAGCATCCCCCCATTCGCcatctctctgctgctctgcctGCTGGTGGGAACCTTCACCGAGTGCTCCAGCaacaccgccaccaccaccctgTTCCTGCCTATCCTCGCCTCTATG GCCACTGCCATCAAGCTCCACCCTCTCTACGTCATGCTGCCCTGCACCATCTGCGCCTCGCTGGCCTTCATGCTTCCCGTGGCCACGCCGCCCAACGCCATCGCCTTCTCCTACGGAAACCTCAAGGTCATGGACATG gCCAAGGCTGGCTTCATGCTCAACATCATCGGTGTCCTGACCATCAACTTTGCCCTGAACACCTGGGGAACCGCCATGTTTCAGCTGGACACTTTCCCTGACTGGGCCAACGCCACAAAAAAACCCCTAatatag
- the sarm1 gene encoding NAD(+) hydrolase SARM1 — protein MLLSLLVYLSELCRNLSMFSTDRLTVPEYVSRLQNRRSGSDPRAVSPGVSADVQAALETPLPALRSAIKTLKSAKDTSDFDETRRAIAEIFQLVEEAWILPALGRQVAEEICNRIRLDGGLELLLQLLQTPAVEITYESAKLLEQILVSDNRDYVARMGLGVILNLTRAQDDAQLARSVSGILEHMFKHTEETSAQLIGNGALDALLFWCRGTDPTVLRHCAVALANCAMHGGHRCQRLMAEKRAAEWLFPLAFSKEDELIRFHACLAVAVLAANRELEREVVRSGTLELVEPFIASLDPDEFARSLLDRADSMQGRTAADLQQLLPLLDGARVEGKCIAAFYLCVEASIKSRQRNTRIFQEIGAVQSLKRIVMYSSNGTTCALAKRALSMMGEEVPRRILPSVPNWKPGEVQTWLQQIGFSAYSQRFQEMQVDGDLLLNITDQDLRTDLGISAGLIRKRFLRDLRVLKMYANYSTCDPNNLADWLAGVDPRFRQYTYGLVQGGAERRSLAQLSEQQLQADCGVDNGLHRAKILAAARDPAQPCLTDAHLPAGPDVFISYRRTTGSQLASLLKVHLQVRGYSVFIDVEKLEAGKFQEKLIQSVQRARNFILVLSANALDKCMGDEGMKDWVHKEIVTALNEKKNVVPVTDNFQWPDPSSLPADMSAILNFNGIKWSHEYQEATIDKILRFLKGGPSQDQLDHGDRVLKGEAQGGVQAVPQGGAQGGAQVGVHGCPQQG, from the exons ATGCTATTATCACTTCTCGTTTATCTGAGTGAGCTCTGCAGAAATCTCTCCATGTTCAGTACCGACAGACTTACTGTCCCGGAATATGTCAGCCGCCTCCAGAACCGGAGGAGCGGCTCCGACCCTCGAGCGGTCTCGCCGGGCGTTAGCGCCGACGTCCAAGCGGCTCTGGAGACTCCCTTGCCGGCTCTCCGCTCGGCCATTAAAACCCTGAAATCCGCGAAAGACACTTCAGATTTCGATGAGACGCGGCGGGCCATCGCGGAGATCTtccagctggtggaggaggcCTGGATTTTGCCCGCGCTGGGACGACAGGTTGCCGAAGAGATCTGCAACAGGATCCGGCTGGACGGAgggctggagctgctgctgcagctgctgcagacgCCGGCTGTGGAAATCACATACGAGTCCGCCAAGCTGCTGGAGCAGATACTGGTGTCGGACAACAG ggACTACGTGGCCCGCATGGGCCTGGGGGTGATCCTGAACCTGACGCGGGCGCAGGACGACGCCCAGCTGGCGCGCAGCGTGTCGGGCATCCTGGAGCACATGTTCAAGCACACGGAGGAGACGTCGGCGCAGCTGATCGGCAACGGCGCCCTGGACGCGCTGCTGTTCTGGTGCCGCGGCACGGACCCCACCGTGCTGCGGCACTGCGCCGTGGCGCTGGCCAACTGCGCCATGCACGGCGGGCACCGCTGCCAGCGGCTGATGGCGGAGAAGCGGGCGGCCGAGTGGCTCTTCCCGCTGGCCTTCTCCAAGGAGGACGAGCTGATCCGCTTCCACGCCTGCCTGGCGGTGGCGGTGCTGGCCGCCAACCGGGAGCTGGAGCGCGAGGTGGTGCGCTCGGGCACGCTGGAGCTGGTGGAGCCCTTCATCGCGTCGCTGGACCCGGACGAGTTCGCCCGGAGCCTGCTGGACCGCGCCGACAGCATGCAGGGCCGCACCGCCGCcgacctgcagcagctgctccccctgctggacggGGCGCGCGTGGAGGGCAAGTGCATCGCCGCCTTCTACCTGTGCGTGGAGGCCAGCATCAAGTCCCGGCAGCGCAACACCAGG ATATTCCAGGAGATCGGTGCGGTGCAGAGTCTGAAACGCATCGTCATGTACTCCAGTAACGGCACCACCTGTGCCCTGGCCAAGCGGGCGCTAAGCATGATGGGAGAAGAAGTCCCGCGCCGCATCCTGCCCTCTGTGCCCAACTGGAAGCCCGGAGAGGTGCAGACCTGGCTGCAGCAGATTGGCTTCAGCGCCTACAGCCAGCGCttccag gaaaTGCAGGTGGATGGGGACCTGCTCCTCAACATCACCGACCAGGACCTGCGCACAGACCTGGGCATATCGGCTGGGCTCATCCGtaagag GTTTCTGAGGGACCTGCGCGTGCTCAAGATGTACGCCAACTACTCCACCTGCGACCCCAACAACCTGGCGGACTGGCTGGCGGGCGTGGACCCGCGCTTCCGCCAGTACACCTACGGGCTGGTgcagggcggggcggagcgGCGGAGCCTGGCGCAGCTGAgcgagcagcagctgcaggccgACTGCGGCGTGGACAACGGCCTCCACCGCGCCAAGATCCTGGCGGCCGCGCGGGACCCCGCCCAGCCCTGCCTGACCGACGCCCACCTGCCCGCCGGCCCCGACGTCTTCATCAGCTACCGCCGCACCACCGGCTCGCAGCTGGCCAg ccTGCTGAAGGTGCACCTGCAGGTTCGGGGCTACAGCGTGTTCATCGACGTGGAGAAGCTGGAGGCGGGGAAGTTCCAGGAGAAGCTGATCCAGAGCGTGCAGCGGGCGCGGAACTTCATCCTGGTGCTGTCCGCCAACGCGCTCGACAAGTGCATGGGCGACGAGGGCATGAAGGACTGGGTGCACAAG GAGATCGTCACCGCTCTGAACGAGAAGAAGAACGTCGTTCCCGTCACCGACAACTTCCAGTGGCCCGACCCCAGCTCTCTGCCTGCTGACATGAGCGCCATCCTCAACTTCAACGGCATCAA GTGGTCTCACGAGTACCAGGAAGCTACCATAGACAAGATCCTGCGCTTCCTGAAGGGCGGCCCGAGCCAGGACCAGCTGGACCACGGGGACCGGGTCCTGAAGGGAGAGGCTCAGGGGGGGGTGCAGGCGGTGCCGCAGGGGGGAGCGCAGGGGGGGGCGCAGGTGGGGGTACATGGATGTCCCCAGCAGGGCTAG